A DNA window from Motacilla alba alba isolate MOTALB_02 chromosome 28, Motacilla_alba_V1.0_pri, whole genome shotgun sequence contains the following coding sequences:
- the SCAMP4 gene encoding secretory carrier-associated membrane protein 4, with protein sequence MAEKVNNFPPLPKFIPLKPCFYQNFADEIPIDYQFLVKRIYHVWIFYCITLAVNLIACLAWWIGGGYGANFGLAILWLILFSPCGYICWFRPAYKAFRSDSSFNFMAFFFIFGAQFLLTVLQAIGFSGWGACGWLAAITFFSTSVAAAVFMLFPAIMFTMSAVAMLICIVRVHKIYRGAGGSFQKAQDEWNSGAWRNPPSREAQYSNFSGNSLPEYPTVPNYPSANQWP encoded by the exons ATGGCAG AAAAGGTGAATAACTTCCCGCCGCTCCCCAAGTTCATCCCTCTGAAACCATGTTTCTACCAGAATTTTGCTGATGAAATTCCCATCGATTACCAGTTCCTGGTGAAGAGAATCTATCATGTGTGGATCT TTTACTGCATCACGCTGGCCGTGAACCTCATCGCCTGCCTGGCCTGGTGGATCGGGGGAGGCTACGGGGCCAACTTTGGCCTGGCCATCCTCTGGCTGATCCTCTTCAGCCCCTGTGGCTACATCTGCTGGTTCCGACCTGCCTACAAAGCCTTTCG GTCAGACAGTTCCTTTAATTTCATGgcctttttcttcatctttggGGCGCAGTTCCTCCTCACGGTCCTGCAGGCGATTGGCTTCTCTGGATGGGGAGCGTG tGGATGGTTGGCAGCCATCACCTTCTTCAGCACCAGCgtggcagctgctgtgttcATGCTGTTCCCTGCCATCATGTTCACCATGTCAGCAGTCGCAATGCTCATCTGCATTGTAAGG GTACATAAGATCTACCGAGGGGCtggtggaagcttccagaaGGCTCAAGATGAGTGGAACAGCGGCGCATGGAGGAACCCTCCCAGCAGGGAGGCCCAGTACAGCAATTTTTCTGGGAACAGCCTGCCAGAGTATCCCACAGTGCCCAACTACCCCTCTGCAAACCAATGGCCTTAA